In Paenibacillus phoenicis, one genomic interval encodes:
- a CDS encoding MFS transporter, protein MNHQRSTLALLALAISAFAIGTTEFISVGLLPLIAEDLHISTTTAGLTVSLYALGVTFGAPVLTSLTARMSRKTLLLWIMVVFMIGNALAAAATSIVMLLAARVISAFSHGVFMSIGSTIAADLVPEHRRASAISIMFTGLTVATVTGVPLGTFIGQQLGWRAAFILIVVVGLIGFISNSLLVPSGLRKGGRTAFRDQVKLVTNGRLLLLFLITALGYGGTFVVYTYLSPILLEITGFKESAVAVILLVYGIAIAIGNMVGGKLSNRQPIRALFYMFIVQALILLALLFTAPFKVAGLVTIFLMGLLAFMNVPGLQVYVVMLAERFVPSAVDVASAINIAAFNAGIALGSYLGGVITDSLGLIHTSWIGALMVAAAVLLTGWSRALERKDRQETIISQPSLQHN, encoded by the coding sequence ATGAATCATCAAAGAAGCACCTTGGCGCTGCTCGCCTTGGCCATTAGTGCCTTTGCCATCGGGACAACCGAATTTATCAGCGTCGGTCTGCTGCCTTTGATCGCCGAGGACCTGCACATTTCTACGACCACCGCAGGGCTGACGGTTTCCTTATATGCGTTAGGCGTCACTTTTGGAGCACCGGTACTCACGTCGCTAACCGCACGAATGTCGCGCAAAACACTGCTGCTGTGGATCATGGTCGTCTTCATGATCGGCAATGCCTTGGCTGCGGCGGCAACTAGCATTGTCATGCTGCTCGCGGCAAGGGTGATCTCTGCTTTTTCACACGGCGTGTTTATGTCGATCGGTTCAACGATTGCCGCTGACTTAGTGCCGGAACACCGCCGGGCCAGCGCGATTTCCATCATGTTCACCGGCTTGACCGTTGCGACGGTCACCGGCGTGCCGCTTGGCACCTTCATCGGTCAACAGCTCGGCTGGCGCGCCGCCTTTATCCTGATCGTCGTCGTGGGGCTCATTGGCTTTATCTCCAACAGCCTGCTGGTGCCATCCGGCTTGCGGAAAGGGGGGCGAACCGCGTTCCGTGACCAGGTGAAGCTGGTGACGAACGGACGGCTGCTGCTATTGTTCCTGATCACGGCCCTCGGGTATGGAGGCACCTTTGTCGTTTATACCTACTTATCGCCGATCCTTCTTGAAATTACAGGCTTCAAGGAAAGCGCGGTCGCCGTCATCTTGCTGGTCTACGGCATCGCGATTGCCATCGGCAACATGGTGGGCGGCAAGTTGTCCAATCGTCAGCCAATTCGGGCCTTGTTCTATATGTTTATCGTACAGGCGCTGATCCTGCTGGCCTTGCTGTTCACGGCTCCGTTCAAAGTCGCCGGCTTGGTGACCATTTTCCTCATGGGACTGCTGGCCTTCATGAACGTTCCGGGGCTGCAGGTTTACGTCGTGATGCTGGCAGAGCGGTTTGTCCCGTCCGCCGTCGACGTGGCCTCCGCGATCAACATCGCGGCCTTTAACGCCGGGATTGCCCTGGGGTCTTACCTGGGCGGGGTCATCACCGATTCGTTGGGTCTGATCCATACCTCGTGGATTGGCGCACTGATGGTCGCAGCTGCCGTACTTCTCACGGGCTGGAGCCGTGCTCTGGAAAGAAAAGACCGGCAGGAGACGATCATTTCACAACCATCGCTTCAACATAACTAA
- a CDS encoding aldo/keto reductase has product MITHLQDTTTLHNGVKMPWFGLGVFKVEEGQELVDAVKFAITHGYRSIDTAAIYANEKGVGQGIREGLQEAGIPREALFVTSKVWNADLGYEETLAAYETSLQKLGLDYLDLYLIHWPVAGKYKEAWRALETLYQAGKVKAIGVSNFQVHHLKDLMEDAEIVPMVNQVEYHPRLTQQEVQAFCREHGIQMEAWSPLMQGQLLDHPVLQELARKYGKSVAQIILRWDLQNGVVTIPKSTKPDRIAENADVFNFALTEEDMARISALNENLRVGPDPDNFDF; this is encoded by the coding sequence ATGATTACCCATTTGCAAGATACCACCACCCTGCACAACGGAGTGAAGATGCCTTGGTTTGGCCTTGGCGTATTCAAGGTCGAGGAAGGACAGGAGCTGGTAGACGCGGTGAAGTTCGCAATTACCCACGGCTACCGCAGCATCGATACCGCAGCAATCTACGCGAATGAAAAAGGCGTCGGACAAGGCATCCGCGAAGGCTTGCAGGAAGCCGGTATCCCGCGTGAAGCGCTGTTTGTCACTTCGAAGGTATGGAACGCCGACCTCGGATACGAAGAGACGCTCGCTGCTTATGAAACCAGCCTGCAGAAGCTGGGACTAGACTATCTGGACCTGTATCTGATTCACTGGCCCGTCGCCGGTAAATATAAAGAAGCTTGGCGTGCGTTAGAAACGCTCTACCAAGCCGGAAAGGTCAAGGCGATCGGCGTCAGCAACTTCCAAGTTCACCATCTGAAGGACTTGATGGAAGACGCGGAAATCGTGCCGATGGTCAATCAGGTCGAATACCATCCTCGTCTGACGCAGCAGGAAGTGCAAGCCTTCTGCCGCGAACACGGCATTCAAATGGAGGCATGGTCCCCGCTCATGCAAGGGCAACTGCTGGATCATCCTGTGTTACAAGAGCTTGCCCGTAAATATGGAAAATCGGTCGCCCAAATCATCCTTCGCTGGGATTTACAGAACGGCGTGGTAACGATTCCGAAATCGACCAAGCCGGATCGGATTGCCGAGAACGCAGACGTGTTTAATTTCGCGTTGACGGAAGAGGATATGGCACGGATCAGCGCGCTTAACGAGAACCTTCGCGTGGGTCCGGACCCCGACAACTTTGATTTCTAA
- a CDS encoding DsrE/DsrF/DrsH-like family protein, translated as MAQKRMNLLMFSGDYDKAMAGLILANSARDIGVEVTMFFAFWGLFLVRDPEKMTLEDKTLYEKLMTWMTPKGPDELPLSKMNYSGLGKWMLDEMIEDQEAPRLIHFLKGARKKNIKFYGCKLSVEIMGFKPEEFLPEVEIIDAQTYLRDALESDIQLFI; from the coding sequence ATGGCGCAAAAAAGAATGAATCTGCTGATGTTCAGCGGGGATTACGACAAAGCAATGGCCGGGCTGATTCTGGCGAACAGCGCGCGGGATATCGGTGTGGAGGTGACGATGTTTTTTGCCTTCTGGGGCCTGTTTCTCGTGCGCGATCCGGAGAAGATGACGCTGGAGGACAAAACGCTGTATGAGAAGCTGATGACTTGGATGACCCCCAAAGGGCCGGACGAGCTGCCGCTCTCCAAAATGAATTACAGCGGGCTGGGCAAATGGATGTTGGATGAGATGATCGAGGACCAGGAGGCCCCCCGTCTGATCCACTTTCTCAAAGGAGCCCGCAAGAAAAACATCAAGTTCTACGGCTGCAAGCTGTCGGTGGAGATTATGGGCTTTAAGCCGGAGGAATTCCTCCCGGAGGTGGAGATCATCGATGCCCAAACGTACCTGCGCGATGCCTTGGAATCGGATATTCAGCTGTTTATCTGA